DNA sequence from the Acipenser ruthenus chromosome 8, fAciRut3.2 maternal haplotype, whole genome shotgun sequence genome:
acaccactacagaaagtacattagaaacaacaacagcaaccacactggacaccactacagaatgtacaacagcagaaacaacaacagcaaccacactggacaccactacagaaagtacattagaaacagcaacagcaaccacactggacaccactacagaaagtacattagaaacaacaacagcaaccacaccggacaccactacagaaagtacattagaaacagcaacagcaaccacactggacaccactacagaaagtacattagaaacaacaacagcaaccacactggacaccactacagaaagtacattagaaacaacaacagcaaccacactggacaccactacagaaagtacattagaaacaacaacagcaaccacactggataccactacagaaagtacaacagcagaaacaacaacagcaaccacactggacaccactacagaaagtacattagaaacaacaacagcaaccacactggacaccactacagaaagtacaacagcagaaacaacaacagcaaccacactggacaccactacagaaagtacattagaaacaacaacagcaaccacaccggacaccactacagaaagtacattagaaacaacaacagcaaccacactggacaccactacagaaagtacattagaaacagcaacagcaaccacactggacaccactacagaaagtacattagaaacaacaacagcaaccacactggacaccactacagaaagtacattagaaacaacaacaggaaccacactggacaccactacagaaagtacattagaaacagcaacagcaaccacaccggacaccactacagaaagtacattagaaacaacaacagcaaccacactggacaccactacagaaagtacattagaaacaacagcagcaaccacactggacaccactacagaaagtacattagaaacaacaacagcaaccacactggacaccactacagaaagtacattagaaacagcaacagcaaccacactggacaccactacagaaagtacattagaaacaacaacagcaaccacactggacaccactacagaaagtacattagaaacaacaacagcaaccacactggacaccactacagaaagtacattagaaacagcaacagcaaccacactggacaccactacagaaagtacattagaaacaacaacagcaaccacactggacaccactacagaaagtacattagaaacaacaacagcaaccacactggacaccactacagaaagtacattagaaacaacagcagcaaccacactggacaccactacagaaagtacattagaaacaacaacagcaaccacactggacaccactacagaaagtacattagaaacagcaacagcaaccacactggacaccactacagaaagtacattagaaacaacaacagcaaccacactggacaccactacagaaagtacattagaaacaacaacagcaaccacactggacaccactacagaaagtacattagaaacaacaacagcaaccacactggacaccactacagaaagtacattagaaacagcaacagcaaccacactggacaccactacagaaagtacattagaaacaacaacagcaaccacactggacaccactacagaaagtacaacagcagaaacaacaacagcaaccacactggacaccactacagaaagtacattagaaacaacaacagcaaccacactggacaccactacagaaagtacattagaaacaacaacagcaaccacaccggacaccactacagaaagtacattagaaacaacaacagcaaccacactggtcaccactacagaaagtacattagaaacaacaacagcaaccacactggacaccactacagaaagtacattagaaacaacaacagcaaccacactggacaccactacagaaagtacattagaaacagcaacagcaaccacactggacaccactacagaaagtacaacatctGAAATCCCAATGGGAAGCACAGTACCTGGAACACCAAAATCAGACCGAACAGCAGTGACTAAAGCATCGTCTACCCCTCATGCTCCCAACACCACCACCCCAACAGGAACTACATTATCTGTACCCCAATCAACACCCATCACCTCAACGGTATCAAGCAGTTCTAGCGGTAAGgggtttttttctgtaaatttaGTGCTTTGGGTTA
Encoded proteins:
- the LOC131737663 gene encoding probable serine/threonine-protein kinase clkA — protein: MYNSRNNNSNHTGHHYRKYIRNSNSNHTGHHYRKYIRNNNSNHTGHHYRKYIRNSNSNHTGHHYRKYIRNNNSNHTGHHYRKYIRNNNSNHTGHHYRKYIRNNNSNHTGYHYRKYNSRNNNSNHTGHHYRKYIRNNNSNHTGHHYRKYNSRNNNSNHTGHHYRKYIRNNNSNHTGHHYRKYIRNNNSNHTGHHYRKYIRNSNSNHTGHHYRKYIRNNNSNHTGHHYRKYIRNNNRNHTGHHYRKYIRNSNSNHTGHHYRKYIRNNNSNHTGHHYRKYIRNNSSNHTGHHYRKYIRNNNSNHTGHHYRKYIRNSNSNHTGHHYRKYIRNNNSNHTGHHYRKYIRNNNSNHTGHHYRKYIRNSNSNHTGHHYRKYIRNNNSNHTGHHYRKYIRNNNSNHTGHHYRKYIRNNSSNHTGHHYRKYIRNNNSNHTGHHYRKYIRNSNSNHTGHHYRKYIRNNNSNHTGHHYRKYIRNNNSNHTGHHYRKYIRNNNSNHTGHHYRKYIRNSNSNHTGHHYRKYIRNNNSNHTGHHYRKYNSRNNNSNHTGHHYRKYIRNNNSNHTGHHYRKYIRNNNSNHTGHHYRKYIRNNNSNHTGHHYRKYIRNNNSNHTGHHYRKYIRNNNSNHTGHHYRKYIRNSNSNHTGHHYRKYNI